The following are from one region of the Ananas comosus cultivar F153 linkage group 20, ASM154086v1, whole genome shotgun sequence genome:
- the LOC109725935 gene encoding cytochrome b561 and DOMON domain-containing protein At3g07570 encodes MTMKAYLIQLIIFIFYLFSLSPKVINSQQTDSCNTNLTISHLLPFNALSLNCISAWSSQNFILRYANTGPGLWSFILSALDTSSYVAIGFSDDGQMVGSSAVVGWSPPGGPGLIRQYYLGGKNPWECPPDKGDLKLVTGTSAILSQSSRLYLAFQVQTDQPKPYLINSVGPRNDLPSPSAGFLLSEHRDHASTSINYITGVISDAGEESAFSSPQRHGLLGMLGWGVLIPMGAAAARYCRNWDPQWFYAHMSVQGIGFALGLAGIVIGFKLDGRGVNNVDAHTALGIIVLALASLQIIALFARPDKSSKNRKYWNWYHHNVGRSVIAIATANIFFGLSIASEKSAWFIGYSVFLGLSLIICIIFEIKRFMSNE; translated from the exons atgacaaTGAAGGCTTATTTGATTCAACTAATTATTTTCATCTTCTACTTGTTTAGCCTCTCCCCAAAAGTGATTAACTCACAACAAACAGATTCTTGCAACACCAACCTCACCATTTCCCACCTCCTCCCCTTCAATGCCTTGTCCCTCAACTGCATCTCTGCATGGAGCTCACAAAACTTCATATTAAGG TATGCAAATACTGGACCGGGTCTATGGAGTTTCATCTTGTCGGCACTCGACACGAGCTCCTACGTCGCGATCGGGTTCTCCGACGACGGGCAGATGGTCGGAAGCAGTGCAGTGGTCGGGTGGTCCCCACCGGGCGGGCCAGGCCTGATCAGACAGTACTATCTGGGGGGCAAGAACCCGTGGGAGTGCCCGCCAGACAAGGGCGATTTGAAATTGGTTACTGGAACTTCTGCAATTCTGTCACAATCTTCGCGACTGTACCTCGCATTCCAGGTCCAGACTGACCAGCCAAAGCCGTACTTGATCAACTCGGTCGGCCCGCGGAACGACCTCCCATCGCCGTCGGCCGGCTTCCTGCTGTCCGAGCACCGCGACCATGCCTCGACTTCTATCAACTACATCACCG GAGTCATATCAGATGCCGGTGAGGAGTCAGCGTTTTCATCGCCGCAGCGGCACGGACTGCTGGGGATGCTGGGGTGGGGGGTGCTGATCCCGATGGGTGCCGCTGCGGCGCGGTACTGCAGGAACTGGGATCCACAGTGGTTCTACGCCCACATGTCGGTCCAAGGGATCGGATTCGCGCTGGGCCTAGCCGGGATCGTGATCGGATTCAAGCTCGACGGTAGGGGGGTCAATAATGTCGATGCTCACACGGCGCTCGGCATTATCGTCTTGGCTCTGGCGTCTCTCCAG ATAATTGCATTGTTCGCTCGTCCCGACAAATCGTCGAAGAATAGGAAATACTGGAACTGGTACCACCACAACGTCGGAAGGAGCGTGATCGCTATCGCAACTGCAAACATATTTTTCGGGCTATCGATCGCGAGCGAGAAGAGCGCGTGGTTCATCGGTTACAGCGTTTTCTTAGGGCTTTCGCTTattatttgtataatttttgaaattaaaaggtTCATGAGCAATGAGTGA
- the LOC109725866 gene encoding uncharacterized protein LOC109725866: MELPVIDSGPAKETGSLFHCNFCDTEVVRKTAQLLLPGLASACVDNTTGDLFRNPSFVAVALRKEMVEYLTRKSETFIAESIVGGDNTNLNQVKEIPEHPTDIIQDFIDDFVNSKRNLFSRVSSWLSSESREDKIDDFVQEMETESFWPQGRREAVSELLLKNVDFKSAFHCTETFDTSEQLAEHRSQCSFRPVNCSNEGCKATFSASHTEKHDSVCPLKVLLCEQNCEQKLTRRDMDRHCITVCPMKLVNCPFYQVGCESAFPRCTLQKHCSEFIHAHLLCVLEAVHKQEASMEELKQRVQLLEKSHSLNEFSEALDVRSLTLAIKEQEARTKKLERELSKIQRN, translated from the exons ATGGAACTCCCAGTCATAGATTCAGGCCCAGCAAAGGAAACTGGCTCGTTATTCCATTGCAACTTCTGCGACACGGAAGTGGTGCGTAAAACTGCACAGCTTCTGCTTCCCGGATTGGCTTCTGCTTGTGTGGATAACACCACCGGCGATCTTTTCAGAAACCCATCATTTGTAGCTGTTGCTTTAAGGAAGGAGATGGTTGAATATTTAACACGAAAAAGTGAAACATTTATCGCTGAATCGATTGTCGGTGGAGATAATACCAATCTGAACCAAGTGAAGGAAATCCCCGAACATCCAACCGATATCATACAAGACTTCATCGACGATTTTGTAAATTCGAAAAGGAACTTATTCAGCCGGGTTTCTAGCTGGTTGTCGAGTGAAAGTCGTGAAGATAAAATCGACGACTTTGTGCAGGAGATGGAAACAGAGAGCTTCTGGCCACAGGGTAGGAGAGAAGCCGTTTCAGAGCTTCTGCTTAAGAATGTAGACTTCAAAAGCGCTTTCCACTGTACTGAAACATTCGACACTTCGGAACAACTTGCTGAGCATAGAAGCCAGTGTAGTTTTCGTCCAGTGAATTGCTCAAATGAGGGATGCAAGGCGACATTCTCGGCTTCTCATACGGAGAAGCACGACTCCGTATGCCCACTCAAAGTGCTTCTGTGTGAGCAGAATTGCGAACAAAAGCTTACGAGGAGAGACATGGACCGGCATTGCATAACCGTGTGCCCTATGAAGCTCGTCAACTGCCCTTTCTACCAAGTTGGATGCGAGTCGGCTTTTCCACGGTGCACTCTTCAGAAGCACTGCTCAGAATTTATCCACGCGCACCTGCTTTGCGTCCTCGAAGCAGTTCATAAACAGGAGGCTTCGATGGAAGAGCTGAAGCAGCGCGTTCAATTGCTGGAAAAG TCGCATTCGCTGAATGAGTTCTCTGAAGCTTTGGATGTGAGGTCTCTAACTCTTGCAATCAAGGAGCAGGAAGCAAGGACGAAGAAACTCGAGCGCGAGCTTAGTAAGATTCAAAGAAACTGA
- the LOC109725867 gene encoding 60S ribosomal protein L38-like — protein sequence MPKQIHEIKDFLLTARRKDARSVKIKRGKDVVKFKVRCAKYLYTLCVFDSEKADKLKQSLPPGLSVQEV from the exons ATG CCGAAGCAGATCCATGAGATCAAGGATTTCCTCCTGACGGCGAGGAGGAAAGATGCGCGGTCGGTGAAGATCAAGCGCGGCAAGGATGTCGTCAAGTTCAAGGTGCGATGCGCCAAGTACCTTTACACGCTGTGCGTCTTCGACTCGGAGAAGGCCGACAAGTTGAAGCAATCTCTCCCTCCAG gtTTAAGTGTCCAGGAGGTGTGA